From a region of the Zingiber officinale cultivar Zhangliang chromosome 4B, Zo_v1.1, whole genome shotgun sequence genome:
- the LOC121975229 gene encoding probable L-type lectin-domain containing receptor kinase S.5 encodes MTRCPLPPLLLLPVSSFVLLLFLPHLPPAQSQVVTTIEDIFSHSFPNFDSVDNGANFSIFNDAGISLGALLLTPDSFIGATYMRNKSGRVFYNRPFKLWQMDSSSSSGAETKQFLSFSTSFKINVFRSINGNLNTGEGMAFLLSSDLGPAPPGSHGAFLGLTNASLNGNPGNHFVAIEFDTVMQTDLGDPNDNHIGLDINGVNSTKTASDLKVQISPPGFPTNHTVWVDYDGMVPYLHVYMAIDDDPKPASAVLEAPLDLNDFLKQEFYFGFSASTGTNYELHDVLSWNLTAKMSHVGRKGLAAWKIGAIVGGVSVFVMVLVAGLWVGLKVRKRTARDATSSYSSAMVLVALKRLPGTPREFEFKDLDKATNNFDEKMKLGKGGFGEVYRGVLPGENKQVAVKRFSRGGTSAPDDFLKELTIINRLRHKNLVPLVGWCHTNSMLLLVYEYMPNGSLDHHLFDGPNSMPTTTLSWERRYNVIAGVTSALHYLHDEYDQKVVHRDLKASNIMLDANFNARLGDFGLARALESDKTSYAELEMAGVPGTMGYIAPECFLTGKATRESDIFGFGAVVLEVVCGRRPRCDIDGFLFLCDWVWKLFREGRILEAVDARLGEDYDPEDARRLLLLALACSHPISSERPKTDVTVQIISRTRAPPSVPHFKPSFVWPSFPAMAGTSSWLTAVSAVASSYEASPTRRTPHLLDGDGHVASKDLSLTS; translated from the exons ATGACCCGCTGCCCTCTTccacctctcctcctcctccccgtCTCCTCCTtcgttctcctcctcttcctcccccACCTCCCCCCCGCCCAATCCCAGGTCGTCACCACCATTGAAGATATCTTCTCCCATAGCTTCCCTAACTTCGACTCTGTCGACAACGGTGCTAATTTCTCGATATTCAACGACGCCGGAATCAGCCTAGGCGCCCTCCTGCTCACCCCCGATAGCTTTATCGGCGCCACCTACATGCGCAACAAATCCGGTCGAGTCTTCTACAACAGGCCTTTTAAGCTTTGGCAGAtggactcttcttcctcctccggcGCCGAGACCAAGCAGTTCCTGTCCTTCAGCACCTCCTTCAAGATAAACGTCTTCCGCAGTATTAATGGCAACCTGAACACAGGAGAGGGCATggctttcctcctctcctccgaCCTCGGCCCGGCGCCACCGGGGAGCCACGGTGCCTTTCTCGGCCTCACCAATGCTTCCCTCAACGGTAACCCCGGCAACCACTTCGTCGCCATCGAGTTCGACACCGTCATGCAGACCGATTTGGGAGACCCCAACGACAACCACATCGGCCTCGACATCAACGGCGTGAACTCCACAAAGACAGCCTCCGATTTGAAAGTTCAGATCTCGCCGCCTGGGTTCCCCACCAACCACACCGTCTGGGTCGATTACGATGGTATGGTGCCCTATTTGCACGTTTATATGGCGATCGACGACGATCCAAAGCCGGCCTCCGCCGTGCTCGAAGCGCCACTCGATCTCAATGATTTTCTGAAGCAGGAGTTCTACTTCGGGTTTTCTGCCTCGACAGGGACGAACTACGAACTCCACGACGTGCTGTCGTGGAATTTGACCGCGAAGATGTCACACGTCGGCCGAAAAGGCTTGGCGGCGTGGAAGATTGGCGCGATCGTTGGGGGTGTTTCTGTGTTCGTGATGGTGCTCGTGGCAGGACTTTGGGTGGGCCTGAAGGTAAGAAAGAGGACGGCGAGGGATGCGACCTCCAGTTACAGCAGCGCTATGGTATTGGTGGCGCTGAAGAGGCTACCGGGGACGCCGAGGGAGTTCGAGTTCAAGGACCTCGATAAGGCGACCAACAATTTCGACGAGAAGATGAAGCTGGGGAAAGGGGGCTTCGGCGAGGTGTACCGGGGCGTGTTGCCTGGGGAGAACAAGCAGGTGGCCGTGAAGCGATTCTCTCGGGGAGGCACCAGCGCTCCCGACGACTTCCTCAAAGAACTGACCATCATCAACCGCCTTCGCCATAAGAACCTCGTCCCCCTTGTCG GATGGTGCCACACCAACAGTATGCTGCTGCTAGTCTACGAGTACATGCCCAATGGGAGCCTTGACCACCACCTGTTCGACGGGCCCAACAGCATGCCGACGACGACTCTGAGCTGGGAGCGGCGATACAACGTGATCGCCGGCGTCACCTCTGCCCTCCACTACCTGCACGACGAGTACGATCAGAAGGTGGTGCACCGCGACCTGAAGGCCTCCAACATCATGCTCGACGCCAACTTTAACGCGCGCCTTGGTGACTTCGGCCTCGCGCGTGCCCTCGAATCCGACAAGACTTCCTACGCCGAGCTGGAGATGGCTGGCGTCCCCGGCACCATGGGTTACATCGCTCCGGAGTGCTTTCTCACCGGCAAGGCCACCCGGGAGTCCGACATTTTCGGCTTCGGCGCCGTGGTGCTCGAGGTCGTCTGCGGCCGCCGCCCTCGCTGCGACATCGACGGCTTCCTGTTCCTATGCGACTGGGTGTGGAAGCTCTTCCGCGAAGGACGCATCCTGGAGGCCGTCGACGCCCGCCTGGGGGAGGACTACGACCCCGAGGACGCTCGCCGTCTCCTCCTCCTCGCCCTGGCCTGCAGCCACCCGATTTCGTCGGAGCGGCCGAAGACAGACGTGACGGTGCAAATCATCTCCCGCACAAGAGCGCCGCCGTCGGTACCGCACTTCAAGCCTTCATTCGTGTGGCCGTCCTTCCCTGCCATGGCGGGGACATCGAGCTGGTTGACCGCCGTGTCGGCCGTGGCGTCGTCCTACGAAGCGTCCCCCACGCGGCGGACTCCGCATCTCCTCGATGGAGACGGACACGTGGCGTCCAAAGACCTCTCCCTTACGTCATAA
- the LOC121978326 gene encoding short-chain dehydrogenase TIC 32 A, chloroplastic-like — protein MALRGAHIIIRTRNLEATDAVKQHISRNNPSAKSSIIELELSSQKSMQGFANKFLATNLPLKMLNNAGVMNYAYNILEDGIELQFTTNYIDLGGSLAIIYNPSL, from the exons ATGGCACTCCGCGGCGCCCACATCATCATCAGAACGAGGAACCTCGAGGCTACCGACGCCGTCAAGCAGCACATCTCCCGGAACAATCCCTCCGCTAAAAGCAGCATCATCGAGCTCGAACTCAGCTCGCAAAAATCAATGCAAGGCTTTGCCAACAAGTTCCTCGCCACGAATCTTCCCCTCAAGATGTT AAATAATGCTGGAGTTATGAACTACGCTTACAATATCTTAGAGGATGGAATAGAGTTGCAGTTTACCACAAATTATATCGATTTAGGTGGAAGTTTGGCAATCATATATAATCCCAGCTTGTAA